A stretch of Corallococcus macrosporus DNA encodes these proteins:
- a CDS encoding cupin domain-containing protein, translated as MVEELVRRLDLKPHPEGGYYRETYRAAFQVQTLRGRRSAGTAIYYLLQRGEFSAWHRVVGADELWLFHDGEPLALHLVHEDGRLESTVLGRDVTRGHQPQVLVPAGVLQAAEPLGAYTLVGCTVSPGFDFADFELPDAEAMVSRHPTHELLLRRLARPAKR; from the coding sequence ATGGTCGAAGAGCTGGTGCGCAGGCTGGACCTCAAGCCCCACCCGGAGGGCGGCTACTACCGGGAGACGTACCGGGCGGCGTTCCAGGTGCAGACGCTCCGGGGGCGCAGGTCCGCGGGGACGGCCATCTACTACCTCCTGCAGCGGGGCGAGTTCTCCGCGTGGCACCGGGTGGTGGGCGCGGACGAGCTGTGGCTGTTCCACGACGGGGAGCCGCTGGCGTTGCACCTGGTGCACGAGGACGGCCGGCTGGAGTCCACAGTGCTGGGCCGTGACGTGACGCGGGGCCATCAGCCGCAGGTGCTGGTGCCGGCGGGGGTGCTGCAGGCGGCGGAGCCGCTGGGCGCGTACACGCTGGTGGGCTGCACGGTGTCGCCGGGGTTCGACTTCGCGGACTTCGAATTGCCGGACGCGGAGGCGATGGTGTCCCGCCACCCCACGCACGAACTGCTGCTGCGAAGGCTGGCCCGGCCCGCGAAGCGCTGA
- a CDS encoding immunity 52 family protein: MTETYYAGCYWLARPEPVEACARHLEAFLRELGPLEPSWDRWHEAADSYEEARKLQVQTDALILASLLGRKGNRFRGSSNFWLWAGENEDETSAVNGFCGGSSSHVNSVCVLEPPARGPVAERVLTAPVMTRVVRAMALTWQPEFALATSEQHRDLVAASPSGTFVGWVTYLADFRGPVPPLPSPVQVEHLPDRGTLITLTQEKFSASNPDHVALAADVQARLQAAGLLTPLRPWGT, from the coding sequence ATGACCGAGACGTACTACGCGGGCTGCTACTGGCTGGCCCGGCCCGAGCCTGTGGAGGCCTGCGCCCGGCACCTGGAAGCCTTCCTCCGGGAGCTTGGCCCGCTCGAGCCCTCATGGGACCGCTGGCATGAAGCGGCTGACTCGTACGAAGAGGCTCGCAAGCTTCAGGTCCAGACGGATGCGCTGATACTGGCGAGCCTCCTCGGCCGGAAGGGCAACCGTTTTCGCGGCAGCTCCAACTTCTGGCTCTGGGCGGGCGAGAACGAAGACGAGACCTCTGCGGTCAACGGCTTCTGCGGAGGATCCTCCTCCCATGTGAACTCAGTCTGCGTGCTGGAACCGCCGGCCCGAGGCCCAGTCGCGGAGCGGGTGCTGACCGCGCCTGTCATGACCCGCGTGGTGCGTGCCATGGCGCTCACATGGCAACCCGAATTCGCCCTGGCGACCTCTGAACAGCACCGGGACCTTGTGGCAGCATCCCCTTCCGGCACCTTCGTCGGCTGGGTCACCTACCTCGCCGACTTCCGCGGGCCCGTGCCTCCGCTGCCCTCCCCCGTCCAGGTGGAGCACCTGCCAGACCGGGGCACGCTCATCACCCTCACGCAGGAGAAATTCTCCGCCTCCAACCCGGACCACGTCGCCCTCGCCGCCGACGTGCAGGCGCGCCTCCAGGCCGCGGGGCTGCTCACGCCCCTGCGCCCCTGGGGCACCTGA
- the epsB gene encoding GH44 family glycoside hydrolase EpsB, with the protein MADRAKHARWKRTVILTCAVLGSGAGVAMAQQGASKDATQPASPPAPTDTVAVYDGGLQAGWKDIGWAPRETPKGAPARLRMFNYGGWILYRPKLPGAYGALTFRFTAPEAYGEFLDVRLDAPGAATFPHVRISPEFIVKKDREWAEVVVPMEVLNPRSEPFDRLVFRASKEVARDWVLFDKVALVPLSPDVAAARAAGGGRMGRGDGRESKMVIDCTAPSKPINPLIYGIALDGNKETTDTHQWKLGATIRRWGGNPTSRYNWKLGRAWNTGNDWYFRNVQLGFGADDFLESNRKNNVQSALTLPLIGWVAKDTSSVGFPVSEFGPQQAQDDTEPAGGNGVRRDGTPLVPGQPTTTSVQAPPEFIGEWVKSLKSAKRGVNMYILDNEPALWSSTHRDVHPEPLTYDELLKRTIDYGTAVRKADPEAVIAGPAEWGWTNYFWSAADFAPGRPPYTDRRAHGDVPLLAWYLRELRDYEKKTGVRLLDVVDVHFYPQTNVGLGLEGATDPDTNARRIRSTRALWDPTYKDESWIAEPIQLIPRVKQWIAENYPGRGMSIGEYNFGAMKHMSGGLAQAEALGRFGQQGLTSAFFWQYPAENSPTFWAFRAYRDFDGRGGRFQDNGLATTAPEGTSLFASRDASGKKLTAVVLNFDPEQPAQAQLEFKGCGSLNTVRVMGYSGAPGGFTEQATGKKAEQALSQRLPPYSITVLDLTVK; encoded by the coding sequence ATGGCAGACAGGGCGAAGCACGCGCGGTGGAAGCGCACCGTCATCCTCACCTGCGCGGTGCTGGGCAGCGGCGCGGGCGTGGCGATGGCGCAGCAGGGCGCCTCGAAGGACGCCACGCAGCCGGCCTCGCCGCCCGCCCCCACGGACACGGTGGCCGTCTACGACGGGGGCCTCCAGGCGGGCTGGAAGGACATCGGCTGGGCACCGCGTGAGACGCCCAAGGGGGCGCCCGCGCGCCTGCGGATGTTCAACTACGGCGGGTGGATCCTCTACCGGCCCAAGCTGCCGGGCGCGTACGGCGCGCTGACGTTCCGCTTCACCGCGCCGGAGGCCTACGGCGAGTTCCTGGACGTACGCCTGGACGCCCCCGGCGCCGCCACGTTCCCGCACGTGCGGATCAGCCCGGAGTTCATCGTCAAGAAGGACCGCGAGTGGGCGGAGGTCGTCGTGCCCATGGAGGTCCTCAACCCGCGCAGCGAGCCCTTCGACCGGCTGGTGTTCCGCGCGTCGAAGGAGGTGGCCCGGGACTGGGTGCTCTTCGACAAGGTGGCGCTGGTGCCGCTGTCGCCGGACGTGGCGGCGGCCCGGGCCGCGGGCGGCGGGCGCATGGGCCGGGGCGACGGCCGCGAGTCGAAGATGGTCATCGACTGCACCGCGCCGTCCAAGCCCATCAACCCGCTCATCTACGGCATCGCGCTGGACGGCAACAAGGAGACGACGGACACGCACCAGTGGAAGCTGGGCGCCACCATCCGCCGCTGGGGCGGCAACCCCACGTCCCGCTACAACTGGAAGCTGGGGCGCGCGTGGAACACCGGCAACGACTGGTACTTCCGCAACGTGCAGCTGGGCTTCGGCGCGGATGACTTCCTGGAGTCCAACCGGAAGAACAACGTGCAGTCCGCGCTCACGCTGCCGCTGATTGGCTGGGTGGCCAAGGACACGTCCTCCGTGGGCTTCCCGGTGTCCGAGTTCGGCCCGCAGCAGGCCCAGGACGACACGGAGCCCGCGGGCGGCAACGGCGTGCGCCGCGACGGCACGCCCCTGGTGCCCGGCCAGCCCACGACCACCAGCGTGCAGGCCCCGCCGGAGTTCATTGGCGAGTGGGTGAAGTCGCTCAAGTCCGCGAAGCGCGGCGTGAACATGTACATCCTGGACAACGAGCCCGCCCTCTGGAGCTCCACGCACCGGGACGTGCACCCCGAGCCGCTCACCTACGACGAGCTGCTCAAGCGCACCATCGACTACGGCACCGCCGTGCGGAAGGCGGATCCGGAGGCGGTCATCGCCGGTCCCGCGGAGTGGGGCTGGACGAACTACTTCTGGTCCGCCGCGGACTTCGCTCCCGGCCGCCCGCCGTACACCGACCGCCGCGCCCACGGCGACGTGCCCCTCCTGGCGTGGTACCTGCGCGAGCTGCGCGACTACGAGAAGAAGACCGGCGTGCGCCTGCTGGACGTGGTGGACGTGCACTTCTACCCGCAGACCAACGTGGGCCTGGGCCTGGAGGGCGCAACGGATCCGGACACCAACGCGCGGCGGATCCGCTCCACGCGCGCGCTGTGGGACCCCACGTACAAGGACGAGTCCTGGATCGCCGAGCCCATCCAGCTGATTCCGCGCGTGAAGCAGTGGATCGCGGAGAACTACCCCGGCCGGGGCATGTCCATTGGCGAGTACAACTTCGGCGCCATGAAGCACATGAGCGGCGGCCTGGCGCAGGCGGAGGCCCTGGGCCGCTTCGGGCAGCAGGGGCTCACGTCCGCGTTCTTCTGGCAGTACCCCGCGGAGAACAGCCCCACGTTCTGGGCGTTCCGCGCGTACCGCGACTTCGACGGCAGGGGCGGCCGCTTCCAGGACAACGGCCTGGCCACCACCGCGCCGGAGGGCACCAGCCTCTTCGCGTCCCGGGACGCCTCCGGCAAGAAGCTCACGGCCGTGGTGCTCAACTTCGACCCCGAGCAGCCCGCCCAGGCGCAGCTGGAGTTCAAGGGCTGCGGCTCGCTCAACACCGTGCGCGTCATGGGGTACTCGGGCGCGCCCGGCGGTTTCACCGAACAGGCCACCGGCAAGAAGGCCGAGCAGGCCCTCTCGCAGCGCCTTCCCCCCTACTCCATCACCGTGCTGGACCTCACGGTGAAGTGA
- the sitA5 gene encoding SitA5 family polymorphic toxin has translation MRAHRAGVWMVLFVLLTGCASGPTVRLRTERGTRTYAPVTWDRRVPVSAREFEAALARLVLDVPLTVRSPKVVRAVARKGAELDRGLGFMLRDRYARWCRAHEAAGDCLSLLEDGAGFGEMDRLTLAVGMSLAPLRASIGDALEDTVNPAFFVSVVSGAIASWVVLAAAPEPVFTKAAAVIAAVFLAYVGVQSFLMVVQACAALKAATDRATTIQELEEAAHVFAQALGPEVARIFVLAVTVLVSHGVTVGLSSALTWMPGFPDAVRLGTAQAGFSVAHVLDVSAVAVVGGVVEVTLASTAVTMAAMGPPPSGSTGGPGKWVQVNESMSDRARDYQAQVTGAQKGSAYRIKQGDEEVDFDGYDSVEDLLLEAKGEGYAKFLENDAQLKKFFNGFNGLRSQAQRQFELADGRRIRWIVAEKPFADFLRGAFSRLGFAIEVVHIPPLPPIP, from the coding sequence ATGCGTGCACACAGGGCCGGCGTGTGGATGGTGTTGTTCGTGCTGCTCACGGGATGCGCCAGTGGACCCACGGTGCGGCTGCGCACGGAGCGGGGGACCCGGACGTATGCGCCGGTGACGTGGGACCGGCGGGTGCCTGTCAGTGCTCGGGAGTTCGAGGCGGCGTTGGCGCGGCTGGTGTTGGACGTGCCGCTGACGGTGCGCTCACCGAAGGTGGTGCGCGCGGTGGCGAGGAAGGGCGCGGAGCTGGACCGGGGGCTGGGGTTCATGCTGCGGGACCGGTACGCGCGGTGGTGCCGGGCGCATGAGGCCGCGGGGGACTGTCTGTCGTTGCTGGAGGACGGCGCGGGCTTTGGAGAGATGGACCGGCTGACGCTCGCGGTGGGCATGTCGCTGGCCCCACTGCGCGCGAGCATCGGGGACGCGCTGGAGGACACGGTGAACCCGGCGTTCTTCGTGTCCGTGGTCTCGGGAGCGATTGCGTCCTGGGTGGTGCTGGCGGCGGCACCGGAGCCCGTGTTCACCAAGGCCGCGGCGGTGATTGCCGCTGTGTTCCTGGCGTACGTGGGGGTGCAGTCGTTCCTCATGGTGGTGCAGGCATGCGCGGCGCTGAAGGCGGCGACGGACCGGGCGACGACGATCCAGGAGCTGGAAGAAGCGGCGCACGTGTTCGCACAGGCCTTGGGGCCAGAGGTGGCGCGCATCTTCGTGCTCGCCGTCACGGTGCTGGTGAGTCACGGCGTGACGGTGGGGCTGTCATCCGCGCTGACGTGGATGCCGGGCTTCCCGGACGCGGTGAGGCTGGGCACGGCGCAGGCGGGCTTCAGCGTGGCGCACGTGCTGGACGTGAGCGCGGTGGCGGTGGTGGGCGGAGTGGTGGAGGTCACGCTCGCGTCCACGGCGGTGACCATGGCCGCGATGGGCCCGCCTCCGAGCGGGAGCACGGGTGGTCCAGGTAAATGGGTGCAGGTGAATGAGTCGATGTCCGACCGTGCCCGCGACTATCAGGCCCAGGTGACCGGCGCACAGAAGGGCTCCGCGTACCGGATCAAACAGGGGGACGAAGAGGTCGACTTCGACGGCTATGACTCAGTGGAGGATCTTCTGCTTGAAGCCAAGGGTGAGGGCTACGCGAAGTTCCTTGAGAATGACGCGCAGTTGAAGAAGTTCTTCAATGGGTTCAATGGACTGCGATCTCAGGCCCAGCGCCAGTTTGAGCTGGCGGATGGAAGACGAATCCGATGGATCGTGGCGGAGAAGCCGTTCGCGGATTTCCTTCGCGGAGCCTTCAGCCGCCTTGGGTTCGCGATTGAAGTCGTGCATATCCCGCCACTCCCTCCCATCCCATGA
- a CDS encoding Ig-like domain-containing protein, protein MSSAVFRTSPSWAARLVVFAALWLSAFSLPAAAATNTEATQKAIQFLASDVANWTSHENCIACHRQGAAVFGMSSAKANGYNMAQTTANGRTLQENLDAISFRIKSDQLPSGHWLYQGTSFPNSKTGWASFGLAGFDQYVSTQYSSALVMAANWALGMQQASGRWNEDHNGTPVNHGNVPITARYIVALAQAKQRVDPAKAAQYQAAIDKAAAYLRANINTATTGVFDDGMPYTFQKSWAIVGLKAAGAGANGVNTATIQTLANQLIAMPMVNGKGWGRLPNGASDDFATGIAVYALCLAGKEPASNVRLFDAIEWLKTKQAADGGWEPGSAARDIATTFASLGLACFGDFSVEVSVVGEDTKMFPIYDPATSETTYTFKVKNHGYQADTYTLSAAGGLPGWTATLSRPTVFLASGAESTVTLTVRAPANLLPSLLSEVTVTAASGGAPGVSGSARAKTYTPPPPPVTGVATTTAILTPAANASVTIGQATLLSARVRNASNNAVVTGPLKGVVTFFVAGVAIGADDDADGDGVFSLPWSIATDTWKATGAQDYRAVYSGVTLQPNSPNLLGSTAAQTLNINAYPYTPPEVIMGNQPAFLRETTLNAWGFVKPATNGAVITYAAFIVNGGTPVVVNPELSGGLVYIPVELVEGPNIIQLTGRDNLGGVTTKQINLTVDRIPPVITIQSPVNGQVVGGLVNVTSLIDDKTPTRVETQWVNTTLLEFGTGSVTHPVSLPNFGEQGILVRATDSANNVTEAVVHVFVDSGTPTVTTDPADGATFGPRANNTLPYVVRVSSVSATTVKIGSQMFQLPRGGGEIQTSLTLASGVNTVTIDVTNEALRSVRVTRTVRYDTQAPVATLLTPAPGSTVSGVVTLTARVTDALSSIKNVAFTRDGSGIRAGTLQSNGTWTAELDTRELLDGTHTVDVWMTDAVDNFVIQSFSFTVKNN, encoded by the coding sequence ATGTCATCCGCTGTTTTCCGTACGTCGCCCTCCTGGGCGGCGCGACTCGTCGTGTTCGCGGCGTTGTGGTTGTCCGCCTTCAGCCTGCCGGCCGCCGCCGCCACCAACACGGAGGCCACGCAGAAGGCCATCCAGTTCCTGGCCTCGGACGTGGCCAACTGGACCTCTCATGAGAACTGCATCGCCTGCCACCGCCAGGGTGCGGCGGTGTTCGGCATGTCGAGCGCCAAGGCCAATGGCTACAACATGGCGCAGACGACGGCCAACGGGCGCACCCTCCAGGAGAACCTGGACGCCATCTCCTTCCGCATCAAGTCGGACCAGCTTCCTTCCGGCCACTGGCTGTATCAGGGGACCTCGTTCCCGAACTCGAAGACAGGCTGGGCGTCGTTCGGCCTGGCGGGCTTCGACCAGTACGTGTCCACGCAGTACAGCAGCGCGCTGGTGATGGCGGCCAACTGGGCGCTGGGCATGCAGCAGGCCAGCGGCCGGTGGAACGAGGACCACAACGGCACGCCGGTGAACCACGGCAACGTGCCCATCACCGCGCGCTACATCGTGGCGCTGGCGCAGGCGAAGCAGCGCGTGGACCCGGCGAAGGCGGCGCAGTACCAGGCGGCCATCGACAAGGCGGCCGCGTACCTGCGGGCCAACATCAACACGGCCACCACGGGCGTCTTCGACGACGGCATGCCGTACACGTTCCAGAAGTCGTGGGCCATCGTGGGCCTGAAGGCCGCGGGAGCGGGCGCCAATGGCGTGAACACCGCCACCATCCAGACGCTGGCGAACCAGCTCATCGCGATGCCCATGGTGAACGGCAAGGGCTGGGGCCGCCTGCCGAACGGCGCGTCCGACGACTTCGCCACGGGCATCGCCGTGTACGCGCTGTGCCTGGCGGGCAAGGAGCCGGCGAGCAACGTGCGCCTGTTCGACGCGATTGAGTGGCTGAAGACGAAGCAGGCGGCCGACGGCGGCTGGGAGCCGGGCTCCGCGGCGCGGGACATCGCGACGACGTTCGCGTCGCTGGGCCTGGCGTGCTTCGGCGACTTCAGCGTGGAGGTGTCGGTGGTGGGCGAGGACACGAAGATGTTCCCCATCTACGACCCGGCCACGTCGGAGACGACCTACACGTTCAAGGTGAAGAACCACGGCTACCAGGCGGACACGTACACACTGAGCGCCGCGGGCGGACTGCCCGGCTGGACGGCCACGCTGAGCCGGCCCACGGTGTTCCTGGCCTCTGGCGCGGAGTCCACCGTGACGCTGACGGTGCGCGCTCCGGCGAACCTGCTGCCCTCGCTGCTGTCCGAGGTCACGGTGACGGCGGCCTCCGGTGGCGCGCCGGGCGTGTCCGGTTCGGCCCGCGCGAAGACGTACACGCCGCCGCCTCCTCCGGTGACGGGCGTGGCGACGACGACGGCCATCCTGACGCCCGCGGCGAACGCGAGCGTGACCATTGGCCAGGCGACGCTGCTGTCCGCGCGGGTGCGGAACGCGTCGAACAACGCCGTGGTGACGGGGCCGCTGAAGGGCGTGGTGACCTTCTTCGTGGCGGGCGTGGCCATTGGCGCGGATGACGACGCGGACGGCGACGGCGTGTTCAGCCTGCCGTGGAGCATCGCGACGGACACGTGGAAGGCCACGGGCGCGCAGGACTACCGCGCGGTGTACTCGGGCGTGACGCTGCAGCCGAACAGCCCGAACCTGCTGGGCAGCACGGCGGCGCAGACGTTGAACATCAACGCCTACCCGTACACGCCGCCGGAGGTCATCATGGGCAACCAGCCCGCGTTCCTCCGCGAGACGACGCTGAACGCGTGGGGCTTCGTGAAGCCGGCCACCAACGGCGCGGTCATCACCTACGCGGCGTTCATCGTGAACGGCGGCACGCCGGTGGTGGTGAACCCCGAGCTGAGCGGCGGTCTGGTCTACATCCCGGTGGAGCTGGTGGAAGGCCCGAACATCATCCAGCTCACGGGCCGCGACAACCTGGGCGGCGTCACCACGAAGCAGATCAACCTGACGGTGGACCGCATCCCGCCGGTCATCACCATCCAGTCGCCGGTGAACGGGCAGGTGGTGGGCGGGCTGGTGAACGTGACCAGCCTCATCGACGACAAGACGCCGACCCGCGTGGAGACGCAGTGGGTGAACACCACGCTGCTGGAGTTCGGCACCGGCTCGGTGACGCACCCGGTGAGCCTGCCCAACTTCGGCGAGCAGGGCATCCTGGTGCGCGCGACGGACTCCGCGAACAACGTGACGGAGGCGGTGGTGCACGTGTTCGTGGACTCGGGCACGCCCACGGTGACGACGGACCCCGCGGACGGGGCCACGTTCGGGCCTCGCGCGAACAACACGCTGCCGTACGTGGTCCGGGTGTCCTCCGTGTCCGCGACGACGGTGAAGATTGGCAGCCAGATGTTCCAGTTGCCGCGCGGCGGCGGTGAAATCCAGACGTCGCTGACGCTGGCGTCGGGCGTGAACACGGTGACCATCGACGTGACGAACGAGGCGCTGCGCTCGGTGCGCGTGACGCGCACGGTGCGCTACGACACGCAGGCGCCCGTGGCGACGCTGCTGACGCCCGCGCCGGGCAGCACGGTGAGCGGCGTGGTGACGCTGACGGCGCGCGTGACGGATGCGCTGAGCAGCATCAAGAACGTGGCGTTCACGCGGGACGGGTCGGGCATCCGCGCCGGCACGCTCCAGTCGAACGGCACGTGGACCGCGGAGCTGGACACGCGCGAGCTGCTGGACGGCACGCACACGGTGGACGTGTGGATGACGGACGCGGTGGACAACTTCGTCATCCAGAGCTTCAGCTTCACGGTGAAGAACAACTGA
- the epsD gene encoding exopolysaccharide biosynthesis glycosyltransferase EpsD codes for MSPSDSSAGPAPRLSVVIATYNRLPLITRLLQQLAGQTLPPEDFEVVVVDDGSASDVKGPLSALKLPYTLRVEVQQNAGAAAARHRGVLAARGATVLVTDDDMQVASDFLARHLAHHPPGSRNVVLGRIRPDPEIGEMPLFERWYAYLNNRMAEELSVPGAKARGNHLYTGNVSFPRADYVGVGGFDKTLGQSEDVELGVRLEKAGCAFLFAPDAYVLHGSDHVSFEKWIRRAHRYGMFDTHVSVKHPDVKGVNPWRLFFETNLLSRPLLASAVVAPEASRKLTEAVVKASTVADKLGLTGAAFAGTSVAYGMEYLRGARTEAGGWRGVAKGVARYLQGRGNPQG; via the coding sequence ATGAGCCCTTCCGACTCCTCCGCTGGCCCGGCCCCCCGGCTCAGCGTCGTCATCGCCACGTACAACCGGCTGCCCCTCATCACCCGCCTGCTCCAGCAGTTGGCCGGCCAGACGCTGCCGCCCGAGGACTTCGAGGTGGTGGTGGTGGACGACGGCTCCGCCTCCGACGTGAAGGGGCCGCTGTCCGCGCTCAAGCTGCCCTACACCCTGCGCGTGGAGGTGCAGCAGAACGCGGGCGCCGCCGCCGCGCGGCACCGGGGCGTGCTGGCCGCGCGGGGCGCCACGGTGCTCGTCACGGATGACGACATGCAGGTGGCCTCCGACTTCCTCGCGCGCCACCTGGCCCACCACCCGCCGGGCTCGCGCAACGTGGTGCTGGGCCGCATCCGGCCGGACCCCGAAATCGGGGAGATGCCTCTCTTCGAGCGCTGGTACGCGTACCTCAACAACCGCATGGCCGAGGAGCTGTCCGTCCCCGGCGCGAAGGCGCGCGGCAACCACCTCTACACGGGCAACGTGTCCTTCCCCCGCGCGGACTACGTGGGCGTGGGCGGCTTCGACAAGACGCTGGGCCAGTCGGAAGACGTGGAGCTGGGCGTGCGCCTGGAGAAGGCCGGCTGCGCGTTCCTCTTCGCGCCGGACGCGTACGTGCTGCACGGCAGCGACCACGTCAGCTTCGAGAAGTGGATCCGCCGCGCCCACCGCTACGGCATGTTCGACACCCACGTGTCCGTGAAGCACCCGGACGTGAAGGGCGTGAACCCCTGGCGCCTCTTCTTCGAGACGAACCTGCTGTCGCGCCCGCTGCTCGCCTCCGCGGTGGTGGCGCCGGAAGCGTCCCGCAAGCTGACGGAGGCCGTGGTGAAGGCCTCCACCGTCGCGGACAAGCTGGGGCTCACGGGCGCCGCGTTCGCGGGCACCTCCGTGGCGTACGGCATGGAGTACCTGCGCGGCGCCCGCACGGAGGCCGGCGGCTGGCGGGGCGTGGCCAAGGGCGTCGCTCGCTACCTGCAGGGCCGGGGAAATCCCCAAGGATGA
- the epsC gene encoding serine O-acetyltransferase EpsC, translating to MFGALISDALEMAKAATGSSDAKSIAKVVLTSDSYRITALNRAREAALALHIPLVNHVLRVAQTAVMGIEIGKDVTLGKGVYFVHSLGVVIGGDARIGDRVRFYGNNTVGTAKDNGYPVIEDDVWIGAGARILGPVRIGARSRIGANAVVLQDVPPDSVAVGIPARIFPRKDLDEVPL from the coding sequence ATGTTCGGAGCCCTCATCTCGGACGCGCTGGAGATGGCCAAGGCGGCCACCGGTTCGTCGGACGCGAAGTCCATCGCCAAGGTGGTGCTGACCAGTGATTCGTACCGCATCACCGCGCTCAACCGCGCGCGCGAGGCGGCGCTGGCCCTGCACATCCCGCTGGTGAACCACGTGCTGCGCGTGGCGCAGACGGCGGTGATGGGCATTGAAATCGGCAAGGACGTGACGCTGGGCAAGGGCGTGTACTTCGTGCACAGCCTGGGCGTCGTCATCGGCGGGGACGCGCGCATCGGCGACCGCGTGCGCTTCTACGGCAACAACACCGTGGGCACCGCCAAGGACAACGGCTATCCCGTCATCGAGGACGACGTCTGGATTGGCGCGGGCGCCCGCATCCTCGGCCCCGTGCGCATCGGCGCGCGGTCGCGCATTGGCGCGAACGCGGTGGTGCTCCAGGACGTGCCGCCGGACAGCGTCGCGGTGGGCATCCCCGCGCGCATCTTCCCGCGCAAGGACCTGGACGAGGTCCCGCTGTAG
- the epsA gene encoding exopolysaccharide biosynthesis glycosyltransferase EpsA, with protein sequence MTTAHAPASSRPRLNIGQLSIDQLTFPQAITAIGELVDAHQGGYVFTANVDHVVLAETNTRFRDAYQKATLSVVDGMPIVWASRMLDVSLPERIAGSDLILPLVKLGAERKWRIFLLGAGPGVAEKVGKQFQAQYPGIEVVGWDSPMVNLDAGDAQNDPIVARIREKDPHLLFVALGSPKQEVWISQVAQKLGPTVAIGIGAGFDFIAGTAKRAPEWIAKAGFEWLYRLTHEPKRLWRRYILNDSQFGVILMRELWKRTRGQ encoded by the coding sequence TTGACCACCGCACACGCTCCCGCCTCCTCCCGCCCGCGCCTGAACATCGGCCAGCTGTCCATCGACCAGCTCACCTTCCCCCAGGCCATCACGGCCATTGGCGAGCTGGTGGACGCGCACCAGGGCGGCTACGTCTTCACCGCCAACGTGGACCACGTCGTCCTGGCGGAGACGAACACGCGCTTCCGCGACGCGTACCAGAAGGCCACCCTCTCCGTGGTGGACGGCATGCCCATCGTCTGGGCGTCACGCATGCTGGACGTGTCCCTGCCGGAGCGCATCGCCGGCTCCGACCTCATCCTCCCGCTGGTGAAGCTGGGCGCCGAGCGCAAGTGGCGCATCTTCCTGCTGGGCGCGGGCCCGGGCGTCGCGGAGAAGGTGGGCAAGCAGTTCCAGGCCCAGTACCCCGGCATCGAGGTCGTGGGCTGGGACTCGCCCATGGTGAACCTGGACGCGGGCGACGCGCAGAACGACCCCATTGTCGCGCGCATCCGGGAGAAGGACCCGCACCTGCTCTTCGTCGCGCTGGGCAGCCCCAAGCAGGAGGTGTGGATTTCCCAGGTGGCCCAGAAGCTGGGGCCCACGGTGGCCATCGGCATCGGCGCGGGGTTCGACTTCATCGCCGGCACCGCCAAGCGCGCCCCCGAGTGGATCGCCAAGGCCGGCTTCGAGTGGCTCTACCGCCTCACCCACGAGCCCAAGCGCCTGTGGCGCCGCTACATCCTCAATGACTCGCAGTTCGGCGTCATCCTGATGCGCGAGCTGTGGAAGCGCACCCGGGGTCAGTAG